Proteins co-encoded in one Dyadobacter sp. CECT 9275 genomic window:
- a CDS encoding LytR/AlgR family response regulator transcription factor, translated as MTDVLIIEDEARAARELASTIRQIDADIRVLATLDSVEQSLAWLAANPQPDLIFSDIQLADGLCFEIFNQVTVRSPVIFCTAFDEYLMEAFDTHAVSYLLKPVTRTKIEKALDKFHALKSVFEKQQEGQKLSGLLRQVGQSYKTALLVYQKEKIIPVQVKDIAFFYLDKTLVNITTLSGQQYHLSAKLEELEKVLDPALFWRANRQFLINRAAIGNAEKFFARKLVIKLIVNTPEIIVVSKAKATEFLHWLEGL; from the coding sequence ATGACCGACGTACTGATCATTGAAGATGAGGCGCGCGCCGCCAGGGAGCTCGCCTCCACAATCCGGCAGATCGATGCCGACATACGCGTACTGGCCACGCTCGATTCTGTGGAGCAGTCGCTGGCCTGGCTGGCAGCCAACCCCCAGCCCGACCTGATCTTTTCGGATATTCAGCTCGCCGACGGGCTGTGTTTTGAAATCTTCAACCAGGTAACGGTCCGTAGTCCGGTCATCTTCTGCACCGCTTTTGACGAGTACCTCATGGAAGCCTTTGATACACATGCGGTAAGTTACCTGCTCAAACCCGTCACCCGTACGAAGATCGAAAAGGCGCTCGACAAGTTTCATGCGCTCAAATCGGTTTTTGAAAAACAACAGGAAGGCCAGAAACTAAGTGGACTGCTCCGGCAGGTGGGACAGTCCTACAAAACGGCTCTGCTGGTGTACCAGAAAGAAAAGATCATACCCGTGCAGGTAAAGGACATCGCTTTTTTTTACCTGGACAAAACCCTGGTTAACATCACGACCCTGAGCGGACAGCAATACCACCTTTCGGCCAAGCTCGAAGAGCTGGAAAAGGTGCTGGACCCGGCCCTGTTTTGGAGGGCCAACCGCCAGTTTCTGATCAACCGGGCTGCGATCGGTAATGCCGAGAAATTTTTTGCCCGCAAACTCGTCATCAAACTGATCGTGAATACACCTGAAATTATCGTAGTCAGTAAGGCCAAAGCCACCGAGTTCCTGCATTGGCTCGAAGGCTTGTGA
- a CDS encoding IS4 family transposase — MSDENLEVLARESGFQKRKSKISPKSFLETAFLLSINKSPSLTDYCIDFQLKINKSLSKQGVDKRFNENLKTMLKKLVEEGLAKQISQKANLKGAGKHFTEIRLMDSTEFKLSKNVADKFPGYGPGREAIAQVQFEYDILSGKITQMRVGSALDSDVTEGLKEIETVPKRSLLIRDLGYLYPKTFLELQERKIYYISRAKSQWNFLCERREKVSANNHYRYN, encoded by the coding sequence ATTTCAGATGAAAATCTTGAAGTTTTAGCCAGGGAATCGGGTTTTCAGAAACGAAAGTCGAAGATTTCACCTAAGTCATTTTTGGAAACTGCGTTTCTTTTGAGTATTAACAAAAGCCCATCCTTAACGGACTATTGTATTGATTTTCAGCTTAAAATCAACAAATCACTATCTAAGCAAGGGGTCGACAAGCGATTCAATGAGAACTTAAAGACGATGCTCAAAAAATTGGTTGAAGAAGGGCTTGCAAAACAAATCAGTCAGAAGGCCAACTTAAAAGGGGCAGGGAAGCACTTTACAGAGATACGTTTAATGGATAGTACAGAATTCAAATTGTCTAAAAACGTCGCTGATAAATTTCCCGGCTACGGCCCTGGTAGAGAGGCGATTGCACAAGTTCAATTTGAGTACGATATTTTGTCGGGCAAGATAACACAGATGCGTGTTGGATCAGCTTTAGACAGCGATGTAACGGAAGGTTTGAAAGAGATTGAAACAGTGCCAAAACGGTCTCTATTGATAAGAGATTTGGGTTATCTTTATCCTAAAACCTTTCTTGAACTGCAAGAAAGGAAGATTTATTATATCAGCAGAGCCAAGTCGCAATGGAATTTTTTATGTGAGAGAAGGGAAAAAGTATCAGCGAATAACCACTATAGATATAATTGA
- a CDS encoding sensor histidine kinase produces the protein MKKQNLIPGLIVSLGVALIASLPRVIRMEHFEFRLAGVSVAYNFTFCLCCWMAHQLILARSRRWKVNQVLLAILAIGGVSGIAFLLDPIFSAISPNALLLPEIAESKRPYILLLRSVVISGLFYFIAYYLHILAEKQRHLLEIGELKRAQLAANLSSLKEQLSPHFLFNTLNTLSTLTDEQLVKDYVSELANVYRYVLQYKDSDTATLQQELNFIDSYLYIIKMRLEAAIDIHIAVDPRFLSAKIPPLTLQLLVENAVRHNVASAARRLRIDIRTDGQGFLEVVNNLQPKTSVQPGAGIGLDNVMQRYRLLFNREIRIEKGTDTFTIKLPLA, from the coding sequence GTGAAAAAACAAAACCTGATTCCCGGACTGATCGTATCGCTGGGGGTGGCGCTTATCGCTTCGCTGCCCAGGGTGATCCGTATGGAACATTTTGAATTTCGACTTGCCGGTGTCAGTGTCGCCTACAACTTTACGTTCTGTCTCTGCTGCTGGATGGCCCATCAGCTGATCCTGGCGCGGTCGCGGCGCTGGAAGGTGAATCAGGTGCTGCTGGCGATCCTGGCCATTGGAGGCGTCAGCGGGATCGCCTTTTTGCTCGACCCGATATTTTCCGCCATCAGCCCGAACGCGCTGCTGCTGCCTGAAATAGCCGAAAGCAAGCGCCCCTACATCTTACTGCTGCGGAGTGTGGTGATCAGCGGATTGTTTTATTTCATCGCTTACTACCTCCATATTCTCGCCGAAAAGCAGCGTCACTTGCTCGAAATCGGGGAACTGAAACGGGCGCAGCTTGCCGCCAATCTTTCCTCGCTCAAAGAGCAGCTCAGCCCGCACTTTCTTTTTAATACACTCAATACCCTCAGCACGCTGACCGATGAACAGCTGGTGAAGGACTATGTGTCCGAGCTGGCCAACGTATACCGTTATGTGTTGCAATACAAGGACAGCGATACGGCGACGCTGCAACAGGAGCTTAATTTCATCGATTCGTATCTGTATATCATCAAAATGAGACTGGAAGCGGCCATTGACATACACATTGCTGTTGATCCGCGTTTCCTTTCCGCGAAGATCCCCCCGCTCACACTGCAACTTCTGGTGGAAAATGCGGTCAGACACAACGTGGCCTCGGCCGCGAGGCGGCTGCGTATCGACATCAGAACCGACGGGCAGGGTTTCCTGGAAGTAGTCAATAACCTGCAACCCAAAACGTCGGTGCAGCCCGGCGCGGGAATCGGGCTCGACAATGTGATGCAGCGCTACCGCCTGCTGTTCAACCGCGAAATCCGGATCGAAAAAGGCACCGATACCTTCACCATCAAACTACCGCTTGCATGA